The following are encoded in a window of Roseimaritima ulvae genomic DNA:
- a CDS encoding DUF58 domain-containing protein, which yields MSVPAWLQPDELARLSSLELRARGVVEGFLQGLHRSPFVGYSVEFSSHRRYGAGDDLRHVNWKVFARQRKLYVKEFDAETNLNLYLFVDASRSMQCKVDGAMTKYDYAATLAAAMAFLAMKQRDAVALGLVDDGVTQYMEPSVKPGRWEDCLRMLSTTPQQPVTALAKSLEQAAALARHRGIVVVMSDLVDEVPEVERGLQQLRHRGHEVVLFHILDPFERYLSHEGRVRVLDMEGSGDVTTDVESIRGDYLQRVNRWCDQLEDACRHQGVDRLEWTTDKPPSEALVDYLVKRTR from the coding sequence ATGAGCGTCCCGGCGTGGCTTCAACCCGATGAATTGGCTCGGCTCAGTTCGCTGGAACTGCGTGCTCGGGGCGTTGTCGAAGGCTTCCTGCAAGGCTTGCACCGCAGCCCCTTTGTGGGCTACAGCGTGGAGTTCTCGTCGCACCGCCGCTACGGGGCCGGCGACGACCTGCGACACGTCAACTGGAAGGTGTTCGCTCGTCAACGCAAACTGTACGTCAAAGAGTTCGACGCGGAAACCAATTTGAACCTGTACCTGTTCGTCGATGCCAGTCGTTCGATGCAGTGCAAGGTCGATGGCGCGATGACCAAATACGATTACGCCGCCACCTTGGCCGCCGCAATGGCTTTCCTAGCGATGAAACAGCGCGATGCCGTAGCCCTGGGTTTGGTGGACGACGGTGTCACCCAGTACATGGAACCTTCGGTCAAACCCGGACGCTGGGAAGATTGCCTGCGTATGTTGTCGACCACGCCGCAACAACCGGTCACGGCCCTGGCCAAATCTCTGGAACAAGCCGCTGCATTGGCTCGCCATCGCGGCATCGTGGTGGTGATGAGCGACTTGGTCGATGAAGTGCCGGAGGTCGAACGCGGCCTGCAACAACTGCGGCACCGCGGTCACGAAGTCGTGTTGTTCCACATCTTGGATCCTTTCGAACGCTACCTGTCGCACGAGGGACGCGTCCGTGTTTTGGATATGGAAGGCAGCGGAGACGTGACGACGGATGTGGAAAGCATCCGCGGCGACTACCTGCAACGGGTCAATCGCTGGTGTGATCAACTGGAAGACGCCTGTCGCCACCAAGGCGTGGATCGACTGGAATGGACCACTGACAAACCACCCTCCGAAGCCCTGGTCGACTATCTAGTGAAGCGAACACGTTAA
- a CDS encoding glutamine amidotransferase, translating into MISKLESMLFHQASPLAEISLTWLPAWSTTGFVGIAVAAAVVWLALRYGGGASVVPRYPGLWLLRGITLAVLLAILLGPTIVDEQPGSVDRPAMLYLVDGSQSMQLGERQSRWEQSLQFIADAQLDPAAADNVQSFRFGHRLEPLTKASVTPPNASDSRLGEALRQLLPQVSARQTAGVVLLSDGRVRATESVERLAEIYHDARVPLHVVPIGKASGAGDIAVVSLVVPSRVRKMTENELQVFFRSYGFDGQRTTVRVVHRDQISDDPATDLASVPITLTGGAQSASLTFRVDDQAKDLAVIVDPLDGELTATNNRVETRVEIDRTKIRVLYVENAATTVQSRGNLLGRILALGGSTPAASGAVDLTVPVALQADEDMECVTLLSSSGRPPVRVDVRDAAASMQGFPNTRAELFAYDCVIFSDVGPGILEPEQLQWLAQWVEGRGGGLIVSGGGALQAGDWSDNPLLPLLPIQLDDSPAEPRTTADLLPSYSRREDVDIAAPKHPVWRLRWEQRSNDQILASLPSLSVGRTSYQAKPTADVLAEVRDDGRPAMLAHRVGRGRVFVTTASLGGQAFSELSEQWGPQPERVAAKLWRNLVYWVTEGSSTGRRRLMAWSDKRFYRPGEPLSIRATAYDEGARRTDQYRLWAMFEPASLDDLSLYSPLLWPDNVVRDSGEVSPRLAWGEELMLASDPETGDYRLDLMLSESRSVGDGGLRIEMTAYEGEPSPQAYDHGTQVDSTSLAIQVLSDPFEQQNPLPNHELLSRLATLSGGQVLQHPDQLAQLLTNRTETFGPPDRDLTPAWSRWWVWMGLLGLLTSEWIWRKISGYA; encoded by the coding sequence ATGATCTCTAAACTCGAGTCGATGTTATTCCATCAGGCGTCGCCGTTGGCCGAGATCTCGCTTACCTGGCTGCCCGCTTGGTCGACCACGGGATTTGTCGGCATCGCGGTTGCCGCCGCCGTGGTCTGGCTGGCGCTGCGATATGGTGGCGGCGCCTCGGTGGTACCACGCTATCCGGGACTCTGGCTGCTGCGGGGGATCACGCTGGCGGTGCTGCTGGCGATCCTGCTGGGGCCTACGATCGTCGATGAGCAACCGGGCAGTGTCGATCGCCCGGCGATGCTGTATCTGGTGGATGGTTCCCAAAGCATGCAGCTGGGCGAGCGGCAATCGCGTTGGGAACAGAGCTTGCAATTTATTGCCGATGCCCAGCTCGATCCGGCGGCCGCCGACAACGTCCAATCGTTCCGCTTTGGCCACCGCCTGGAACCTTTGACGAAAGCTTCCGTCACTCCTCCCAACGCCTCGGATTCGCGGCTTGGTGAAGCCCTGCGACAACTGTTGCCTCAGGTCAGTGCACGCCAGACCGCCGGCGTGGTGTTGCTGTCCGATGGTCGCGTTCGAGCCACCGAATCGGTCGAACGCTTGGCGGAAATTTATCATGACGCTCGGGTGCCCCTGCATGTGGTGCCGATCGGAAAAGCCAGCGGAGCGGGAGACATCGCGGTGGTTTCTCTGGTCGTTCCTTCGCGGGTGCGGAAGATGACCGAAAATGAGTTGCAGGTTTTCTTCCGCAGCTACGGCTTTGACGGACAACGCACCACGGTGCGAGTGGTACATCGCGATCAGATATCGGACGACCCTGCCACGGACCTGGCCTCGGTTCCGATCACCCTTACCGGCGGCGCCCAGTCGGCCTCGCTGACCTTCCGCGTCGATGACCAAGCCAAAGATCTGGCGGTGATTGTGGACCCCTTGGACGGTGAACTAACCGCCACCAACAATCGCGTGGAAACTCGCGTGGAAATCGACCGCACCAAAATCCGCGTGCTGTATGTCGAAAACGCCGCTACGACGGTACAGTCGCGCGGCAATCTGCTGGGCCGCATCCTGGCTCTGGGTGGTTCCACTCCAGCCGCTTCCGGCGCGGTCGACCTGACCGTGCCCGTGGCCTTGCAAGCCGACGAGGATATGGAATGTGTGACCCTGCTTAGTTCTTCCGGCCGGCCTCCGGTGCGCGTGGATGTTCGCGATGCCGCCGCGTCGATGCAAGGTTTTCCCAACACGCGCGCGGAACTGTTCGCCTACGACTGCGTGATCTTCAGTGACGTGGGTCCCGGGATTCTGGAACCGGAACAACTGCAGTGGTTGGCCCAATGGGTGGAAGGGCGCGGTGGCGGATTGATCGTCAGTGGCGGCGGCGCCCTGCAGGCCGGCGATTGGTCCGACAATCCCTTACTGCCGCTGCTGCCGATCCAACTGGACGACTCGCCGGCGGAGCCCAGGACCACGGCCGACCTGTTGCCGTCCTACTCCCGCCGTGAGGACGTCGACATCGCGGCACCCAAACATCCGGTCTGGCGATTGCGTTGGGAGCAACGCAGCAACGATCAGATCCTCGCGTCCTTACCAAGTCTGAGTGTCGGCCGCACTTCCTACCAAGCCAAGCCGACGGCCGACGTGCTGGCCGAGGTTCGCGACGATGGCCGGCCGGCCATGCTGGCTCATCGAGTCGGTCGTGGCCGGGTGTTTGTCACCACGGCTTCGCTGGGCGGTCAGGCGTTTAGCGAACTGAGCGAACAGTGGGGGCCGCAGCCCGAGCGAGTTGCGGCCAAGCTTTGGCGGAATCTGGTGTACTGGGTTACCGAGGGATCGTCGACCGGACGCCGGCGTTTGATGGCCTGGTCGGATAAGCGTTTCTATCGGCCCGGCGAACCGCTGTCGATCCGCGCGACCGCTTATGACGAAGGGGCTCGCCGTACCGATCAGTATCGTTTGTGGGCGATGTTCGAACCCGCCTCGCTGGACGATCTGTCACTGTATTCTCCCCTGCTGTGGCCCGACAACGTGGTCCGTGACAGCGGCGAAGTCAGTCCGCGATTGGCTTGGGGCGAAGAGCTGATGCTGGCCAGCGACCCAGAAACCGGCGACTACCGGCTGGACCTGATGCTGAGCGAAAGCCGCAGCGTCGGCGATGGCGGATTGCGAATCGAAATGACCGCTTATGAAGGGGAACCGTCGCCGCAAGCCTACGACCATGGCACCCAGGTCGACAGCACCTCGCTGGCCATTCAAGTCCTCAGTGATCCTTTCGAACAACAAAACCCGCTGCCCAATCACGAACTGCTCTCGCGACTAGCCACCCTCTCGGGCGGTCAAGTTCTACAGCACCCCGACCAACTGGCGCAATTATTAACCAACCGCACCGAAACTTTTGGCCCACCTGACCGCGACCTGACTCCGGCCTGGAGCCGCTGGTGGGTCTGGATGGGATTGCTGGGGCTGCTCACATCCGAATGGATTTGGCGCAAAATATCTGGATACGCATAA
- a CDS encoding BatA domain-containing protein: MSFIQTGFLLACAAVAIPLVVHLLNRWQVRRVELGTMRFLDEVIRGGAQRRRIRKWLLLATRMALVALLALLFARPYLLQSTRGGGDRLRIVLVDRSASMGMPGKQGRLVDDAVQAATASLGDIDDETKVLWAWFDGQVQPLREASTRPSPPRVLDGHTDYVSALAWARDTVAAHPDSLAEVLIVTDLQRSGLASRQTSSVLPDSSQTGAEGLGFPGDVPVQLVDVGRAAANNLAITQLNIGTTRIDAHRPLKFSTTLFNFGSLPYEDVPLIVSAFDGKRTVRLTKSVSVPGGQAEDISIDLGNLQPGVWQITVSLDVEDDLAADNRRLTAMEVARPIDILVLDAGSHTAGSQSESFYLAAALNQGQRAFDDSLASLTSGESSATTLVTTTDDGNVPASSRRRFAAEVLYLQDHPLPRLAAERHPLVVVSNAAQLSERIVGELQNYTRQGGRLLVFAGEGSSARSLEPWNESPLAPGTLGAPRGSGVTPFRIATIQTGTSMLSPFEDPQHGDLSRLAFHKRLPVTVAQTTKVLAAFAPDAPAVTEHSLGHGRVAWFMSSADASWGNWTTSPLYLPMVQQMAADLLNLTGEGPIRFRHVGDMQSEHAGFEPRDEALYVVNSSAQEFDPTRIEAAEFAEHFGLSLVDSFAATSIRQVAKQKPYEVWPWLAAIVFVLLVAEFALANRTSA; the protein is encoded by the coding sequence ATGAGTTTCATTCAAACCGGATTCCTGCTGGCCTGCGCCGCGGTCGCCATACCGCTGGTGGTTCATCTATTGAACCGCTGGCAAGTCCGACGCGTGGAACTGGGCACGATGCGGTTCTTGGACGAAGTCATCCGCGGCGGCGCCCAACGACGCCGCATCCGCAAATGGCTGCTGTTGGCCACGCGGATGGCGTTGGTGGCCTTACTGGCCTTGCTGTTTGCCAGACCTTACTTGCTGCAGTCCACACGCGGCGGAGGCGATCGGCTGCGAATCGTCCTGGTGGACCGCTCGGCCAGCATGGGCATGCCGGGCAAACAGGGGCGACTGGTCGACGACGCGGTGCAAGCCGCCACGGCCAGTTTGGGCGACATCGACGACGAGACCAAGGTGCTGTGGGCTTGGTTTGACGGCCAAGTGCAACCGCTACGCGAAGCCTCCACCCGGCCCTCGCCACCGCGAGTGCTGGACGGCCATACCGATTACGTGTCGGCCCTCGCCTGGGCCCGCGATACGGTCGCGGCGCATCCGGACTCACTGGCCGAAGTCCTGATCGTGACCGACCTGCAACGCAGCGGTTTAGCCTCGCGGCAGACGAGCAGCGTGTTGCCGGACAGCTCGCAGACTGGTGCCGAAGGGTTGGGCTTTCCCGGCGACGTCCCCGTGCAACTGGTCGACGTGGGCCGCGCGGCGGCAAACAATTTGGCGATTACCCAGTTAAACATCGGCACCACGCGAATCGACGCCCATCGCCCACTCAAATTCTCCACCACGCTGTTTAACTTCGGCTCCCTGCCCTACGAAGACGTCCCGCTGATCGTATCCGCCTTCGATGGGAAGCGGACGGTACGGCTGACCAAATCCGTCAGCGTCCCGGGCGGTCAGGCGGAAGACATCTCGATCGATCTGGGAAACCTGCAACCCGGCGTTTGGCAAATCACCGTATCGCTGGACGTGGAAGACGACTTGGCCGCGGACAATCGGCGGCTAACGGCCATGGAAGTCGCCCGTCCGATCGACATTCTGGTGCTGGACGCCGGCTCACACACAGCCGGTTCGCAAAGCGAGAGTTTTTACTTGGCGGCCGCATTGAACCAAGGCCAGCGGGCGTTCGACGACTCCCTGGCTTCTCTTACCAGCGGCGAATCGTCCGCCACCACGCTGGTCACGACAACCGACGATGGCAACGTTCCCGCGTCTTCCCGCCGACGGTTTGCCGCCGAAGTCCTTTATTTGCAAGATCACCCGCTACCGCGATTAGCCGCCGAGCGACATCCGCTGGTGGTCGTGTCCAACGCTGCGCAGTTGTCGGAGCGAATCGTCGGTGAGCTGCAAAATTACACTCGCCAAGGCGGCCGATTGTTGGTGTTTGCCGGCGAGGGAAGTTCCGCCCGGTCGCTGGAGCCATGGAACGAATCCCCATTGGCTCCGGGAACGTTGGGAGCGCCACGGGGCAGTGGCGTGACCCCGTTCCGGATCGCCACGATCCAAACCGGCACGTCGATGCTGTCGCCCTTCGAAGATCCCCAACACGGCGACTTGTCCCGTTTGGCATTTCACAAACGCTTGCCTGTGACGGTGGCCCAAACGACCAAGGTCCTGGCGGCCTTTGCGCCGGATGCGCCCGCGGTCACCGAACACTCGCTGGGACATGGTCGGGTGGCATGGTTTATGTCCAGCGCGGACGCCAGCTGGGGAAACTGGACGACCAGCCCCTTGTACCTTCCGATGGTGCAACAAATGGCCGCCGACCTGCTGAACCTCACGGGCGAGGGACCGATCCGGTTCCGTCACGTCGGCGACATGCAATCCGAACATGCCGGTTTTGAGCCACGCGACGAGGCGCTGTACGTCGTCAACAGTTCGGCTCAAGAATTTGATCCCACCCGCATCGAGGCCGCTGAGTTCGCTGAACACTTTGGGCTCAGCTTGGTGGATAGTTTTGCGGCAACCAGCATTCGGCAAGTTGCCAAGCAAAAACCGTACGAGGTATGGCCCTGGCTGGCAGCCATTGTGTTTGTGTTATTGGTAGCCGAATTTGCTTTGGCGAATCGCACTTCCGCTTGA
- a CDS encoding DUF4175 family protein, whose product MNLPTVSHDVAQRFHSLRRRYLLVDAAIAVLLAATAMCGLWMLLATGDYLWEWSLLWRAIGISASGFAILAWLSFRIIRAFRRTRQRSFAQRIETVFGDFGQRIRTVLDCVEGRVQGPQAMLAALGHQTLGRWETLAPSTLIPSRTLAMGGGICLLAAAAIVSTFLAGGPWRTALLRSLGSDLPYTTLSVTPGDTRVLEDTPLTVSLELSGRLNRTVAIRYRERTPHDPSENSDADATVASWMETELLPLESQPHRFEFDLGKLKQDVEYQFLTNIGNTRVFLAEVQPLIEAQRIETTVQPPTYTRLQPRTFTSNEVTVLERSEVTVTIETNHPLDQAQLAIGPKRSQLHKVDLQPSDDPKQWSFTLPSEEPLYWKFSGQGPDQTPMHPVVGRLRVRSDAAPRIAWRDPVDEIRAHTLAELPMRAHVADDFGIQQTAIVFQLGDEDEYVLTDWSAEAEKLNQNQAQNADDEASPSTTRLRLEEILPLESFALTERDYISYYAYAIDNRQPQPQRSETDIRYIDIRPLRQFFSESDLMPNEDGGGGGLLVQLDEIIRRQRFMINRTRRLTRLPADQLSSQLNALDRMVESQSELASLTRFLAEFLLSRGNDDVEALNQAEAAMLQAADSLAAGSFDLSLAQQQDALRALAEARRTLEIVLSKRRSQAQQRQLQNFAQQLRQKLRRQRDQTEQEIADSLKQLAADQTQLSKMAQQRLQPSSCPAGTQGGSNTGATPNPAMNAEATGTGTIPNPESPKEASTNKLPNRIVAAGRKPSGSAAPDGLRRSAKTETYLGMVPKSEDDSLEQQAFQDELFAGELDLLERLQDIENNLSERLSESPLLARRVNETRQALDALAVDARSNTLESFVADSQDAADQLREMSLQLDAIAASEPVTRVSSLRDMTTSLASMELELAAQIMDQNRPDTADNSEPVRDGEGSSEHDMEPSSDSLAEIDPRLVRQLQRRAETVEDVLKTPVGLGDIQTSEVKDQLDRFAEENDFLEQLQASQAVAESLGEPTSDEPPTDSSAYDRSRDYADAAGQLDTLYRQLVEPRLARLQQLEQRANRLAQQLAGGQGSEQTPEAKAGIGNLQQELKQEGLQELAEMLDEPPPSEQTTADAEMRSGTGTTDSGGLNPLQTRRPRGRVLMLVQALRQRIQEIILLELSADRDAPVPPQYRSAVDQYFRTIASPVDTQMEAVAQ is encoded by the coding sequence ATGAATCTCCCCACCGTTTCCCACGACGTAGCTCAGCGTTTCCACTCCTTGCGACGCCGGTATTTACTGGTCGATGCCGCCATCGCCGTACTGCTTGCGGCGACCGCGATGTGCGGGTTGTGGATGCTGCTGGCCACCGGAGACTACCTCTGGGAATGGTCCTTGCTATGGCGCGCGATCGGGATCTCGGCCAGCGGGTTTGCGATCCTTGCCTGGCTGAGTTTCCGGATCATCCGCGCCTTCCGCCGCACTCGCCAACGGTCCTTCGCCCAACGAATCGAAACGGTGTTCGGCGATTTTGGACAACGCATTCGCACCGTATTGGATTGTGTCGAAGGACGCGTGCAGGGACCGCAAGCGATGTTGGCGGCCCTCGGCCATCAAACCCTCGGACGCTGGGAAACCCTCGCTCCTTCCACGCTGATTCCTTCGCGGACGCTGGCCATGGGCGGTGGAATTTGTTTGTTGGCGGCAGCGGCCATCGTCAGCACCTTCTTGGCCGGTGGCCCCTGGCGAACCGCTCTGCTGCGTTCCCTTGGCAGCGACCTGCCCTACACCACGCTCTCGGTCACTCCCGGAGATACACGCGTGCTGGAAGACACTCCGCTGACCGTCTCTTTAGAGCTGTCCGGCCGTTTAAATCGCACCGTGGCGATTCGTTACCGAGAACGGACGCCGCACGATCCATCGGAAAACTCCGACGCGGACGCAACCGTGGCAAGCTGGATGGAAACCGAACTGCTACCGCTCGAATCCCAACCCCATCGCTTTGAATTTGATTTGGGCAAACTGAAACAGGATGTCGAGTATCAATTTTTGACCAACATCGGCAACACCCGCGTGTTCCTGGCCGAAGTCCAACCACTGATCGAAGCCCAACGGATTGAAACCACCGTCCAACCCCCGACCTACACGCGTTTGCAACCGCGGACGTTTACGAGCAACGAAGTCACCGTGCTGGAGCGTTCCGAAGTGACCGTGACAATCGAAACCAATCACCCGCTAGATCAGGCCCAATTGGCGATCGGCCCCAAGCGGTCGCAGCTGCACAAAGTCGACTTACAACCCAGCGACGATCCCAAGCAGTGGAGCTTTACGCTGCCCAGCGAAGAACCTCTGTACTGGAAATTTTCCGGCCAGGGTCCCGACCAAACTCCGATGCATCCGGTGGTTGGCCGGTTGCGAGTCCGCAGCGATGCCGCGCCCCGCATCGCTTGGCGCGATCCGGTAGACGAGATCCGCGCACACACCCTGGCCGAATTGCCGATGCGTGCCCACGTCGCCGACGATTTTGGCATCCAACAAACGGCCATCGTGTTCCAGTTGGGTGACGAAGACGAATACGTCTTAACCGACTGGTCCGCGGAAGCAGAAAAGCTAAACCAAAACCAAGCCCAAAACGCGGACGACGAGGCATCGCCCAGCACCACGCGACTGCGGCTGGAAGAAATTTTGCCGCTTGAATCGTTTGCCTTAACCGAACGCGACTATATCAGCTACTACGCGTATGCGATCGACAACCGCCAGCCGCAACCGCAACGCAGCGAGACCGATATCCGCTACATCGACATCCGTCCGCTTCGCCAATTTTTCTCCGAATCCGATCTGATGCCGAACGAAGACGGAGGCGGAGGCGGCTTGCTGGTCCAGCTGGATGAGATTATTCGCCGCCAACGATTCATGATCAATCGCACGCGGCGTCTGACCCGTCTGCCGGCCGACCAATTGAGCTCGCAACTAAACGCCCTCGACCGGATGGTGGAAAGCCAAAGCGAGTTGGCCAGCTTGACGCGTTTTTTGGCGGAATTCCTGCTCTCGCGCGGCAACGACGATGTGGAAGCCCTCAACCAAGCCGAAGCCGCCATGCTGCAAGCGGCCGACTCTCTGGCAGCCGGCAGTTTTGACTTGTCGTTGGCTCAGCAACAGGACGCGCTGCGAGCCCTGGCCGAAGCCCGGCGTACGCTGGAAATTGTGTTAAGCAAACGCCGCTCGCAAGCACAACAGCGTCAACTGCAAAACTTCGCACAACAGCTGCGACAAAAGCTGCGTCGCCAGCGAGATCAAACGGAACAGGAAATCGCCGACAGCCTGAAACAACTGGCCGCCGACCAGACGCAATTAAGCAAAATGGCCCAGCAGCGTCTGCAGCCCTCCAGTTGCCCGGCCGGCACCCAGGGCGGTTCCAACACGGGTGCCACGCCAAATCCCGCCATGAACGCGGAAGCAACCGGCACGGGCACGATCCCCAACCCCGAATCGCCAAAGGAAGCGTCCACAAATAAGTTACCGAATCGAATTGTAGCGGCAGGGCGCAAGCCCTCCGGTTCTGCGGCACCGGACGGCTTGCGCCGTTCCGCTAAGACGGAAACTTATCTGGGGATGGTCCCTAAGTCCGAAGACGACTCGCTGGAGCAACAGGCTTTTCAAGACGAATTGTTTGCCGGCGAATTGGATTTACTGGAAAGATTGCAAGACATCGAGAACAACTTGAGCGAACGGTTGAGCGAGTCGCCGTTGTTGGCTCGGCGGGTCAACGAAACCCGACAAGCCTTGGACGCCCTGGCGGTCGATGCACGCAGCAACACCCTGGAATCCTTTGTTGCCGACAGCCAAGACGCCGCCGATCAACTGCGAGAGATGAGCCTGCAGCTGGACGCGATTGCCGCTAGCGAACCGGTCACACGGGTCTCGTCGCTGCGTGACATGACGACTTCGCTGGCTTCGATGGAGCTGGAATTGGCCGCACAAATCATGGACCAAAACCGTCCAGATACCGCCGACAATTCGGAACCTGTCCGCGACGGCGAAGGCTCAAGCGAGCACGACATGGAACCGTCCTCCGATTCGCTTGCCGAGATCGATCCGCGGCTGGTTCGCCAGTTGCAGCGACGAGCCGAAACGGTGGAGGACGTCCTCAAAACCCCGGTGGGTCTGGGAGACATCCAAACCAGCGAAGTCAAAGATCAATTGGACCGGTTCGCCGAAGAAAACGACTTCCTTGAGCAATTGCAGGCATCTCAAGCGGTGGCGGAGTCGTTGGGAGAACCGACCAGCGATGAGCCTCCGACCGACTCGTCGGCGTACGACCGATCGCGAGACTACGCCGATGCGGCCGGCCAACTCGACACGCTTTATCGTCAACTCGTCGAACCGCGTTTGGCGCGACTACAACAGCTCGAACAACGTGCCAATCGTTTGGCGCAACAGTTGGCCGGCGGCCAAGGCTCCGAGCAAACGCCGGAAGCCAAGGCGGGCATCGGAAACCTGCAGCAGGAATTGAAACAAGAAGGTTTGCAAGAGCTTGCCGAAATGCTCGACGAGCCGCCACCCTCGGAACAAACGACAGCCGATGCAGAAATGCGCAGCGGTACCGGAACGACCGATAGCGGCGGATTGAACCCGCTCCAAACCAGGCGTCCGAGGGGCCGCGTGCTGATGTTGGTGCAAGCGTTGCGACAACGCATTCAGGAGATCATCTTGCTGGAATTGTCGGCTGATCGAGACGCCCCGGTCCCGCCCCAGTACCGCTCGGCGGTCGATCAATACTTTCGTACGATCGCCAGCCCGGTAGATACTCAGATGGAGGCCGTTGCACAATGA
- a CDS encoding AAA family ATPase produces the protein MSTTADTTRNNDGQLLAEVEKLRDARQHLREQVAKVIVGQQDVVDLLLLALLCRGHVLLHGVPGLGKTLMARTLSQTLDLKFKRVQFTPDLMPSDITGTDVIEEMEGGGGHRLKFVPGPIFTNFMLADEINRTPPKTQAALLQAMQEGEVSIGNTTYQLDPPFFVVATQNPIEMEGTYPLPEAQVDRFMFNVRVSYPTVAEEAAIIRGTTGAVAASPTAVLAAEDLLKLQSIVRSVPVADDVVMYAARLVNASRPAKNNQDADASVDMVSRYVTYGASPRAGQSLILAGKARAVLEGRYHVDFEDVRALAHPVLRHRLVLNFHGRADNVDSDDVVDALLKHVKSEAV, from the coding sequence ATGAGCACGACCGCAGATACCACGCGAAACAACGACGGCCAGTTGTTGGCCGAAGTCGAAAAACTCCGCGATGCCCGGCAACATCTTCGCGAGCAGGTCGCCAAGGTGATCGTCGGCCAACAGGATGTCGTCGACCTGTTGCTGTTGGCCCTGCTGTGCCGCGGACACGTGCTGCTGCACGGCGTCCCCGGTCTGGGCAAGACCTTGATGGCTCGCACCCTGTCGCAAACCCTGGATCTAAAATTCAAACGGGTGCAGTTCACCCCCGACCTGATGCCCTCGGACATCACCGGCACCGACGTGATCGAAGAGATGGAAGGCGGTGGCGGGCATCGCTTGAAGTTTGTCCCCGGGCCGATCTTTACCAACTTCATGCTGGCCGACGAAATCAACCGCACGCCGCCCAAAACGCAGGCCGCTCTGCTGCAGGCGATGCAAGAAGGCGAGGTCAGTATCGGCAACACCACCTATCAACTGGATCCGCCGTTTTTCGTGGTCGCCACGCAGAACCCGATCGAAATGGAAGGCACCTATCCGCTGCCCGAAGCTCAGGTCGATCGCTTTATGTTTAACGTTCGCGTCAGCTATCCAACGGTCGCGGAAGAGGCAGCGATTATTCGCGGCACCACCGGCGCTGTGGCCGCCAGCCCCACGGCTGTGTTGGCGGCCGAGGACCTGTTGAAACTGCAGTCGATCGTTCGCAGCGTGCCGGTCGCCGACGACGTGGTGATGTACGCCGCCCGACTGGTCAACGCCTCACGGCCGGCGAAAAACAACCAGGATGCCGACGCCAGTGTGGACATGGTCAGCCGCTACGTGACCTACGGTGCCAGCCCCCGCGCCGGCCAATCCCTCATCCTGGCAGGCAAGGCGCGAGCGGTGCTCGAAGGTCGTTATCACGTCGATTTCGAAGATGTGCGAGCGCTCGCGCATCCGGTGCTGCGACATCGACTGGTGCTGAACTTCCATGGCCGCGCCGACAATGTCGACTCGGACGACGTCGTGGACGCCTTGCTGAAGCATGTCAAAAGCGAGGCGGTATGA
- a CDS encoding BlaI/MecI/CopY family transcriptional regulator, giving the protein MAKAPPDATAAELAILEQLWQHGASSIKTLAQSLYGAATPSDIATVQKLLSRLEKKGFVQRNRGEWPHLFDAVVAREDLIAQRLQATADELCEGTMAKLLTHLVGSTKLTAAQRRRLRNMLDQMDAE; this is encoded by the coding sequence ATGGCAAAAGCCCCCCCCGACGCCACGGCCGCCGAACTGGCGATCCTGGAACAACTTTGGCAACACGGTGCTTCAAGCATCAAGACCTTGGCTCAATCGCTTTACGGAGCCGCCACGCCATCGGATATCGCGACCGTGCAAAAACTGCTCTCGCGACTGGAAAAAAAGGGATTCGTCCAGCGTAACCGCGGTGAGTGGCCCCACCTGTTCGATGCCGTGGTGGCTCGCGAAGACCTGATCGCCCAACGTCTGCAAGCGACCGCGGACGAGTTATGCGAAGGCACGATGGCCAAGCTGCTAACGCATCTGGTCGGCTCGACCAAGTTGACCGCGGCCCAACGTCGTCGCTTGCGAAACATGCTCGATCAAATGGACGCCGAATGA